A single window of Paenibacillus sp. FSL H8-0537 DNA harbors:
- a CDS encoding ankyrin repeat domain-containing protein produces the protein MEFIYEDETLAVTVVKAIHTGDIPSLKRLLEENPGLATARMIGRDNNNEDNSCGMSRTLLHVVTDWPGHFPNGAATVSTLIEFGAEVNARFTGSHTETPLHWASSCDDIKVLDALLDAGADIEAPGAVIAGGTPLDDAVAFAQWRAAHRLVERGAQIALWHAAALGQLAEIEAYFAGSTLSERYPWGASRSSPPDKITVAFWCACHGGQRRTAEYLLGRGAELNWISVWDGLTPLDAAQRSSAADLVHWLHSQGAKAAGEL, from the coding sequence ATGGAATTTATTTACGAAGATGAAACGCTGGCAGTAACCGTTGTTAAAGCGATCCACACTGGCGATATCCCATCGTTGAAACGACTTCTTGAAGAGAATCCGGGCTTGGCTACGGCAAGAATGATCGGTAGAGACAATAACAACGAAGACAATAGTTGTGGAATGTCTCGAACACTTTTGCATGTCGTGACCGACTGGCCCGGTCACTTTCCTAACGGTGCGGCTACTGTTAGTACGCTAATCGAGTTTGGTGCGGAGGTGAATGCTCGGTTCACTGGATCGCACACCGAGACGCCGCTTCATTGGGCTTCGAGTTGCGATGACATTAAAGTGCTTGATGCGCTTCTTGATGCTGGTGCCGATATCGAAGCGCCAGGTGCAGTGATCGCAGGCGGTACACCGCTGGATGATGCAGTAGCGTTCGCACAGTGGCGGGCAGCGCATAGGTTGGTTGAACGTGGAGCGCAAATCGCACTCTGGCATGCGGCTGCGCTAGGACAATTGGCTGAAATTGAGGCTTACTTCGCCGGTTCCACACTTTCAGAACGATACCCTTGGGGAGCAAGTCGCTCTTCACCTCCGGACAAGATTACCGTCGCCTTCTGGTGCGCTTGCCACGGTGGACAACGGCGCACTGCAGAGTACCTTCTCGGCCGAGGCGCTGAACTGAACTGGATTTCGGTTTGGGATGGATTGACCCCGCTGGACGCGGCGCAGCGCAGTTCTGCTGCTGATCTGGTTCATTGGCTGCATAGCCAAGGCGCCAAAGCTGCCGGCGAATTGTGA
- a CDS encoding 3-ketoacyl-ACP reductase — protein MTLSGKTAIITGAGKGIGLAIAHALAKEGVSLGLISRTASDLETLADTLKASYSIQVSLAAADVSVNQEVQAAVASITEQLGPIDILINNAGIAKFGTVLDMDPEEWKSMMDVNLFGTYNVTRAVLPDMIARNSGEIINVASTAGERGFATGSAYCASKFAVLGFTESLLQEVRKHNIRVTALTPSTVNTELATKAGLKIGDEDRMMQPEDVAALALAAISLPPRVFIKTAGIWTTNPQ, from the coding sequence ATGACACTAAGCGGAAAAACAGCGATCATTACCGGCGCGGGCAAAGGCATCGGACTTGCTATTGCCCATGCACTCGCGAAGGAGGGCGTAAGCCTTGGACTTATTTCCCGAACGGCATCCGATTTGGAGACGCTCGCCGATACGCTGAAAGCCAGCTATTCGATACAGGTCAGCCTTGCGGCTGCCGATGTATCGGTTAATCAAGAGGTTCAGGCAGCTGTCGCCTCGATTACCGAGCAGCTTGGCCCTATTGATATTCTAATCAATAATGCAGGCATTGCCAAATTCGGCACCGTGCTGGATATGGACCCAGAAGAGTGGAAGAGCATGATGGATGTTAATTTATTCGGCACCTACAATGTGACTCGCGCTGTACTGCCAGATATGATTGCCAGAAATAGCGGCGAAATTATTAATGTAGCCTCCACAGCGGGAGAGCGCGGCTTCGCAACGGGCTCGGCCTACTGCGCTTCCAAGTTCGCAGTGCTGGGCTTCACTGAATCGCTGCTGCAGGAGGTGCGCAAGCACAATATTCGCGTTACAGCTCTTACGCCAAGCACGGTCAATACCGAGCTGGCTACGAAAGCTGGCCTCAAAATCGGTGATGAGGACCGCATGATGCAGCCTGAGGATGTTGCAGCTTTGGCGCTTGCCGCTATATCGCTGCCGCCACGCGTCTTCATTAAGACGGCGGGTATTTGGACGACGAACCCGCAATAA
- a CDS encoding YafY family protein — protein MKIDRLLSIVVLLLGRKRWNATELAERFEVSIKTIYRDMDTLSLAGIPVVSHHGAAGGYEIMEQYTLNRQLASAKEWKALLAAVKGIASALDDQAYHELLAKVNALLPQAAHEEQARQGEELVFDLQSWGSGLDLKPKLALLQQAITEGKVACLRYASSAGTESEREVEPAALIMKGSVWYVQAYCRGKQGFRMFRLTRILSLSLRLERFEPRQSPQLEGLIWRSDWGADQETQMLLHFQPQVKHRVYDAFPSVLITELADGSLQVAGSFSLDEWFYGLLLSFCQHVKVLAPVHAAEEVKRRARLIFESY, from the coding sequence ATGAAAATAGATCGATTGCTCAGCATCGTCGTCCTGCTGCTCGGCAGAAAGCGTTGGAATGCGACCGAGCTTGCTGAGCGTTTTGAAGTATCAATCAAAACGATTTACCGTGATATGGATACGCTGAGTCTAGCTGGCATTCCTGTGGTCTCGCATCATGGTGCAGCCGGCGGTTACGAAATTATGGAGCAATACACGTTAAATCGGCAGCTTGCAAGCGCGAAGGAATGGAAGGCGCTGCTTGCTGCAGTGAAGGGAATTGCCTCAGCTCTAGATGATCAAGCCTATCATGAGCTGCTCGCCAAAGTGAATGCGCTGCTGCCTCAAGCAGCGCATGAGGAGCAAGCCAGGCAGGGCGAGGAGCTGGTGTTTGATCTGCAATCATGGGGATCGGGACTGGATTTGAAGCCCAAGCTGGCCTTGCTCCAACAAGCGATTACAGAAGGCAAGGTGGCTTGCCTGCGTTATGCCAGCTCGGCCGGGACCGAAAGCGAGCGGGAGGTTGAGCCGGCAGCGCTCATCATGAAAGGGTCCGTGTGGTATGTGCAGGCGTATTGCCGGGGGAAGCAGGGCTTTCGCATGTTTCGTTTGACGCGCATACTCAGTCTGTCGCTAAGGCTGGAACGCTTCGAGCCGCGGCAGTCGCCGCAGCTGGAAGGGCTGATCTGGCGCAGCGACTGGGGAGCAGATCAGGAGACGCAAATGCTTCTGCACTTTCAGCCGCAGGTCAAGCATCGGGTATATGATGCTTTTCCAAGCGTATTAATTACCGAGCTAGCGGATGGCAGCTTGCAGGTGGCGGGTTCTTTTTCGCTGGATGAGTGGTTTTATGGCTTGCTGCTGAGCTTC